One stretch of Chitinophaga pendula DNA includes these proteins:
- a CDS encoding M48 family metallopeptidase, whose protein sequence is MPVQTFTGKYYDSASDRTVDATIAINAHELKISLPSPQGQPRFVIWHWNAVKNAGSVPGGYRLRYPGYPEQHITVADVVFPDVAAYFLQHARKRRYSPALIIGCILAAFAAIIAAVYFWLIPFIAVKIADQVPVSYEEDLGNQSYEAIIKQYTPQQETSQLLNDFFRTMAVPSPYNIRITVVKDTVANAFALPGGHIIVYDRLIHDMQHYEELAALLSHEFAHIQLKHTTRSIFRSVGSYAFISILFGDLSGIGAVIVENANSLKGLQYSRSLEKEADGYGLQILEKRQISPDGFIQLFQTLQKQSSSQPTEWLSSHPDLEKRAAYIKQQAANNYNSAGNPALQAIWTRIKSQQP, encoded by the coding sequence ATGCCTGTACAAACCTTCACCGGCAAATACTACGATAGCGCCTCCGATCGCACCGTCGACGCCACCATCGCCATTAATGCCCATGAACTGAAAATATCACTGCCCTCCCCGCAAGGCCAGCCCCGATTCGTCATATGGCACTGGAATGCCGTAAAGAACGCCGGCAGCGTACCCGGCGGATACCGCCTCCGCTATCCCGGATACCCCGAACAACACATCACCGTCGCCGATGTCGTATTCCCCGACGTAGCCGCCTACTTCCTCCAGCATGCACGTAAAAGACGCTATTCACCAGCACTCATCATAGGCTGCATACTCGCCGCATTCGCCGCCATTATCGCCGCGGTATACTTCTGGCTGATACCCTTCATCGCAGTCAAAATTGCCGACCAGGTACCCGTTTCCTACGAAGAAGACCTCGGCAACCAAAGCTATGAAGCCATCATCAAACAGTATACCCCCCAACAGGAAACCTCACAACTGCTCAACGATTTCTTCCGTACCATGGCAGTTCCCTCCCCCTATAATATCCGGATAACCGTCGTAAAAGATACCGTCGCCAACGCATTCGCCCTCCCCGGCGGACATATCATCGTCTACGACCGACTCATCCACGATATGCAACACTACGAAGAGCTGGCCGCCCTGCTCTCCCACGAATTCGCCCACATACAACTGAAACATACCACCCGCTCCATATTCCGCTCCGTAGGCTCCTACGCTTTCATCTCCATCCTCTTCGGCGACCTCTCCGGCATCGGCGCAGTAATCGTGGAAAATGCCAACAGCCTCAAAGGACTCCAGTACTCCCGCTCCCTCGAAAAAGAAGCCGACGGCTATGGCCTGCAAATACTGGAAAAACGGCAAATATCCCCCGATGGATTTATCCAGCTGTTCCAGACATTGCAAAAACAAAGCTCTTCCCAACCCACCGAATGGCTCAGCAGCCATCCCGACCTGGAAAAAAGAGCGGCCTATATCAAACAACAGGCAGCCAATAACTACAACTCCGCCGGCAATCCCGCCCTACAGGCCATCTGGACCCGGATCAAATCACAACAGCCGTAA
- a CDS encoding dipeptidase, with translation MKYLLLPLLLLLVTTTNAQQYLLVDTHNDVLSSQLLTKADLGKLQAKGNFDLVRAAKGGLNAQVFSIWCDESFGKGKAFARANREIDSLYALIKRYPNKITLVRNAAELKQACQQHRLAALIGVEGGHMIEDSVEKLDSLAKRGMRYLTLTWNNSTPWASSARDETARKTTLRQAGLTAKGKEIVTRLNTLGVMVDISHVGEATFYDVLATTTKPVIASHSSAYAICPNRRNLKDDQLKALAKNGGVVFVNFYSGFIDPSYNGKQQAFMQQHKAEVDSLHRLYGEYAPMKLNEIYKAEVNKFRPPLSLLIKHIDHIVKLIGADHVGIGSDFDGSESFPLGLDSVSDYPKIAVELRKIGYKEADISKIMGGNFLRVLAANTGR, from the coding sequence ATGAAATACCTGCTACTCCCACTACTCCTGCTGCTGGTCACCACCACCAACGCCCAACAATACCTGCTGGTCGATACACACAATGATGTATTGTCCTCCCAGCTACTTACTAAAGCCGATCTCGGAAAACTACAGGCCAAAGGCAACTTCGACCTCGTAAGAGCAGCCAAAGGTGGTCTCAATGCCCAGGTATTCTCTATCTGGTGCGACGAATCCTTTGGTAAAGGGAAAGCTTTCGCCAGGGCCAACCGGGAGATCGACTCACTCTACGCCCTCATCAAACGTTATCCCAACAAGATAACACTGGTCAGGAACGCAGCAGAACTCAAACAAGCCTGTCAGCAACATCGCCTCGCCGCCCTGATAGGAGTAGAAGGCGGCCACATGATAGAAGATAGTGTCGAAAAGCTCGATAGCCTGGCCAAACGAGGCATGCGATATCTTACCCTCACCTGGAACAACAGCACCCCCTGGGCCAGCTCAGCCCGCGATGAAACAGCCCGCAAGACTACCCTCAGACAGGCTGGCCTCACCGCCAAAGGCAAAGAGATCGTTACCCGCCTGAACACCCTCGGCGTAATGGTAGACATATCCCATGTAGGAGAAGCTACCTTCTACGATGTGCTGGCAACTACAACAAAACCTGTCATCGCATCACATAGCAGCGCATACGCGATCTGCCCCAACCGGCGTAATCTCAAAGATGATCAACTCAAAGCATTGGCTAAAAACGGTGGAGTAGTGTTCGTGAATTTTTACAGCGGGTTCATCGACCCCTCCTACAATGGCAAACAACAGGCATTTATGCAGCAACATAAAGCAGAAGTAGACTCCCTGCATCGCCTGTACGGCGAATATGCCCCCATGAAATTGAATGAAATATATAAAGCAGAAGTCAACAAGTTCCGCCCCCCGCTCAGCTTGCTGATCAAACATATCGATCATATCGTCAAACTGATCGGAGCTGACCACGTAGGCATCGGCTCCGATTTTGATGGCTCAGAGTCATTCCCACTCGGACTGGACTCCGTCAGCGACTATCCTAAAATAGCGGTAGAATTGCGTAAAATAGGGTATAAAGAAGCAGATATCAGTAAGATAATGGGTGGCAACTTCCTGCGGGTATTAGCCGCTAATACAGGCAGATAA
- a CDS encoding NAD+ synthase, which translates to MKIVLAQQNYHIGNFEVNTAKIISGIQEAIAQEADLVVFSELSICGYPPRDFLEFEDFINKCYAAIDEIKAYTDRIAVLVGGPCRNPQKEGKDLFNAAWFLHEKEVKQVIHKTLLPTYDVFDEYRYFEPSYEWKVIPFKGKKLAVTICEDIWNLGDNPLYRVCPMDLLILQQPDVMINLSASPFDYDHDADRREIIRSNVLKYKIPMYYCNTVGSQTEIVFDGGSKIFDALGNIVRELPYFQEAIDGIALEQLLIPTVHTPAPAYQAITQLLPEHNIASIYEAIVLGIRDYFRKMGFTKAILGSSGGIDSAVTLALACEALGKENVRAILMPSPYSTEHSVDDAVALSKNLDNPYDIIRINNIYETFLQTLDPYFKGLPFNVAEENTQSRIRGNLLMALSNKFGYILLNTSNKSELSTGYGTLYGDMAGGLAVLGDVYKMQVYALARYINRHKEIIPVNIIDKAPSAELRPNQKDSDSLPDYTVLDSILYQYIERRQGPREIIAQGFDPALVTRTLKMVNTNEYKRNQFCPIIRVSSKAFGVGRRVPIVGKYLS; encoded by the coding sequence ATGAAGATCGTACTGGCACAGCAGAACTATCATATCGGCAACTTCGAGGTCAATACCGCCAAGATCATCAGCGGCATTCAGGAAGCAATAGCACAGGAAGCGGACCTGGTCGTATTCTCAGAACTGAGCATATGCGGATACCCTCCCCGCGACTTCCTCGAATTTGAAGACTTTATCAATAAATGTTATGCCGCCATCGATGAGATCAAAGCATACACCGACCGTATAGCCGTATTGGTAGGAGGACCCTGCCGTAACCCGCAGAAAGAAGGTAAAGACCTCTTCAATGCCGCCTGGTTCCTCCACGAAAAAGAGGTGAAACAGGTCATCCATAAAACACTGCTGCCTACCTATGATGTATTCGATGAATATCGCTACTTCGAACCGTCCTACGAATGGAAGGTCATCCCCTTCAAAGGCAAAAAACTAGCTGTCACCATCTGTGAAGATATCTGGAACCTGGGCGACAACCCGCTCTACCGCGTCTGCCCCATGGACCTGCTTATCCTCCAGCAACCGGATGTCATGATCAACCTGTCCGCATCCCCGTTCGACTATGACCATGATGCCGACCGCCGCGAGATCATACGCTCCAACGTATTGAAGTACAAGATCCCCATGTATTACTGTAATACCGTCGGCTCACAGACTGAGATCGTATTCGATGGCGGCTCCAAAATATTCGACGCCCTGGGCAACATCGTCCGGGAACTGCCCTACTTCCAGGAAGCCATCGACGGAATAGCACTGGAACAATTGCTCATCCCTACCGTACATACACCAGCCCCTGCCTATCAGGCAATCACTCAATTGCTGCCAGAACACAATATCGCCAGCATATACGAAGCCATCGTACTGGGTATCCGTGACTATTTCCGTAAAATGGGATTTACCAAAGCGATCCTGGGCTCCAGCGGCGGCATCGACAGCGCTGTCACCCTCGCCCTCGCCTGCGAAGCCCTCGGCAAAGAAAACGTACGGGCTATTCTCATGCCGTCACCGTATTCTACCGAACACTCCGTAGATGATGCCGTCGCCTTGTCCAAAAACCTCGACAATCCCTACGATATCATCCGTATCAACAATATCTACGAAACATTCCTCCAAACACTGGATCCCTACTTCAAAGGACTCCCCTTCAACGTCGCAGAAGAAAATACCCAGTCCCGCATACGGGGCAACCTGCTGATGGCACTGTCCAACAAGTTCGGATACATCCTGCTCAACACCTCCAACAAAAGCGAGCTGTCCACCGGTTACGGTACGCTGTACGGCGATATGGCCGGCGGACTAGCCGTACTGGGCGATGTGTATAAGATGCAGGTCTACGCCCTGGCTCGGTATATCAACCGCCATAAAGAAATCATACCGGTCAATATCATCGACAAAGCACCGTCCGCCGAACTGCGCCCCAACCAAAAGGACAGCGACAGCCTGCCGGACTATACTGTACTCGATAGCATCCTCTATCAGTACATCGAACGCCGCCAGGGACCCCGCGAGATCATCGCACAGGGCTTCGATCCCGCACTCGTCACCCGCACGCTCAAAATGGTCAATACCAACGAATATAAACGTAACCAGTTCTGTCCCATCATCCGCGTCTCCTCCAAAGCATTCGGCGTAGGTAGAAGGGTACCCATCGTTGGTAAATACCTGAGCTGA
- a CDS encoding class I SAM-dependent methyltransferase, with product MRYLLYFLYVSWHWGVALALFIVRHEIKGERKYGIRTIGTDNLTGDIPKEDIEHVSMYEPINYYTATWLFDRLTPADRNTAFIDIGCGKGRVLAIAAAYGFPQVIGIEYSPKLCRLAQPVCDALKQRHPGTHISVIQADARVFDLPDNIGVIFLFNPFDETIMKIFIEKVMESLRRKKRPLKVLYANPQCKQLWLDTGFRESEHFVKLVHLKGGVLEI from the coding sequence ATGCGATACCTGCTCTATTTCCTCTATGTAAGCTGGCATTGGGGCGTCGCGCTGGCACTATTTATCGTCCGGCACGAAATAAAAGGTGAAAGAAAATACGGTATCCGTACCATCGGTACCGATAACCTCACCGGCGATATCCCTAAAGAAGATATCGAACATGTCAGCATGTACGAACCGATCAACTACTATACCGCCACCTGGCTGTTCGATCGGCTCACACCTGCCGACCGCAACACCGCCTTTATAGATATCGGCTGCGGCAAAGGCCGCGTATTGGCCATCGCCGCTGCTTATGGCTTTCCACAGGTTATCGGCATAGAGTACTCACCAAAACTCTGTCGCCTCGCCCAACCCGTCTGCGATGCACTGAAACAACGCCATCCGGGTACCCACATCTCCGTCATCCAGGCTGATGCCCGCGTGTTCGACCTCCCGGACAATATAGGCGTCATATTCCTGTTCAATCCTTTCGACGAAACCATCATGAAGATCTTCATCGAAAAAGTAATGGAAAGCCTCCGCCGGAAAAAGAGACCACTCAAAGTACTATATGCCAACCCACAGTGTAAACAACTATGGCTGGACACCGGCTTCCGTGAATCAGAGCACTTCGTAAAACTCGTCCACCTCAAAGGCGGCGTACTCGAAATATAA
- a CDS encoding TetR/AcrR family transcriptional regulator — translation MRHKDDNKEGTIRQKAIEMIVQEGFDGLSMQKLARAANISPSTIYTYFDSREDLVNKLYLGVEQQFEKDALIGYKDEMTFEAFLWTQWKNRYRNIKKDPVAYHFFEQFRYSPLIRHQEPAMSRFKDAMNKFVQHAMDKKEIITLPMEIFWAVAYGAFYILIKFHLDKSSMNDKPFTLSEQKMKQTFDVVIRSLKI, via the coding sequence ATGAGACATAAAGACGACAATAAAGAAGGAACAATCCGGCAAAAAGCGATCGAAATGATCGTACAAGAAGGCTTTGATGGCCTCAGTATGCAAAAACTGGCCAGGGCCGCCAACATATCGCCCTCTACCATATACACCTACTTCGACAGCAGGGAAGACCTGGTCAATAAACTCTACCTGGGCGTCGAACAACAGTTTGAAAAAGACGCGTTGATCGGCTACAAAGACGAAATGACCTTCGAAGCCTTCCTCTGGACACAGTGGAAAAACCGCTACCGCAACATCAAAAAAGACCCGGTAGCCTACCACTTCTTCGAACAATTTCGCTACTCCCCGCTGATCCGCCACCAGGAACCGGCCATGAGCCGCTTCAAAGACGCGATGAACAAGTTCGTACAACATGCCATGGATAAAAAAGAGATCATCACCCTCCCCATGGAAATATTCTGGGCAGTCGCATACGGCGCCTTCTATATACTAATCAAATTCCACCTGGATAAAAGCAGTATGAACGACAAACCCTTCACGCTTAGCGAACAGAAAATGAAACAAACATTTGACGTAGTGATCCGCTCCCTTAAAATCTAA
- the serS gene encoding serine--tRNA ligase — protein MLQVPFIRQNKELVLERLALKHFKQVSIVEEVLALDDKRKKLTLEYDETQAQVNSASKEIGQLMAKGQKEEAEQRKSEVTLLKQRLAPITEELAATEQLLHDTLVHLPNLPGPAVPPGKTPEENVEIRSWGNIPTLQAGAVPHWDLAKKYDLIDFELGNKITGSGFPVYKNKGARLQRALIQYFLDYNTNNGYTEYAPPYVVNETSAYGTGQLPDKEGQMYYITEDKLYLIPTAEVPVTNIYRDEILKDTDLPIKMTAHTPCFRREAGSYGKDVRGLNRVHQFDKVELVQLVHPDKSYQALEEMVAHVETLLQSLQLPYRILNLCGGDMSFTSAQTYDFEVYSAAQEKWLEVSSVSNFESYQSNRMKIRFREAGGKPQLVHTLNGSSLALPRILACLLENNQTADGIHLPPVLQSYFGAGKIS, from the coding sequence ATGTTACAAGTCCCTTTTATTCGACAAAACAAGGAATTGGTACTGGAACGTCTGGCACTTAAACATTTTAAACAAGTGTCCATCGTGGAAGAAGTGCTGGCACTGGATGACAAGCGTAAAAAGTTAACGCTGGAATACGATGAAACCCAAGCCCAGGTCAACTCCGCTTCGAAAGAAATCGGACAACTGATGGCCAAAGGACAAAAAGAAGAAGCCGAACAACGCAAATCAGAAGTAACACTACTCAAACAACGCCTCGCACCCATCACAGAAGAACTGGCCGCTACCGAACAGCTGCTACACGATACATTGGTACACCTCCCCAACCTGCCCGGCCCCGCCGTACCTCCCGGAAAAACGCCGGAAGAGAACGTCGAGATCCGCAGCTGGGGCAATATACCCACCCTGCAAGCAGGCGCCGTTCCACACTGGGACCTCGCCAAAAAGTACGACCTCATCGACTTCGAACTGGGCAATAAGATCACCGGCAGCGGATTCCCCGTATACAAAAACAAGGGCGCCCGTCTCCAACGCGCACTCATCCAATACTTCCTGGATTATAATACCAACAATGGCTATACCGAGTACGCACCTCCCTATGTCGTAAACGAAACCTCCGCTTACGGCACCGGCCAGCTGCCCGACAAAGAAGGACAAATGTATTACATCACAGAAGATAAACTGTACCTCATCCCTACCGCTGAAGTACCCGTAACAAATATCTACCGCGATGAAATATTGAAAGATACCGACCTGCCCATCAAAATGACCGCACATACCCCTTGCTTCAGAAGAGAAGCAGGCTCCTACGGTAAAGATGTAAGAGGCCTGAACCGCGTCCATCAGTTCGATAAAGTAGAACTCGTACAACTCGTACATCCCGATAAATCTTACCAAGCACTGGAAGAAATGGTAGCACACGTGGAAACACTCCTGCAATCCCTCCAGCTGCCTTATCGTATCCTCAATCTCTGCGGTGGCGATATGAGCTTCACCTCCGCACAGACCTACGACTTCGAAGTATACAGCGCAGCACAGGAAAAATGGCTCGAAGTAAGCTCCGTATCCAATTTTGAAAGCTACCAGTCCAATCGCATGAAGATACGCTTCCGCGAAGCAGGTGGCAAACCCCAATTGGTACACACCCTCAACGGCAGCTCACTCGCATTGCCCCGCATCCTGGCATGCCTGCTCGAAAACAACCAGACCGCAGATGGCATCCACCTGCCCCCCGTATTACAATCCTACTTCGGTGCAGGTAAGATCAGCTAA
- a CDS encoding HesA/MoeB/ThiF family protein: MQRYDRQIRLEGFGMAKQQLLLQSSALIIGAGGLGVPVLQYLCAMGIGKLGIVEHDDISITNLHRQVLYTTAEQGRPKLHTAAAKLQQLNPDVQLELYDTYLDTDNALDILAAYDVIVDCTDNFGSRYLINDACVILNKPLVYGAIQQFNGQVSVFNHEGSATYRCLFPEPPGAGEAPDCNELGVLGVLPGIIGCHMANEVVKVLSKTGTPLAGQLLSINILDNQQQIFRFSPVPGNHNITSLQEDYAQSVCNTGVLQSIEVEQLQQWLNNNTGVQLIDVREDHEWDICHIPQAIHIPMRQVAAVMHQWQPQQRIAVLCHHGMRSRMIGQQLVAAGFRNVYNVEGGIHAWSVKIDNEMMQY, encoded by the coding sequence ATGCAACGATATGACCGACAGATCCGGCTCGAAGGATTCGGAATGGCTAAACAACAACTGCTGCTGCAAAGTAGCGCATTGATAATAGGAGCAGGAGGACTGGGCGTACCCGTATTACAATACCTCTGCGCCATGGGCATCGGCAAACTGGGCATCGTAGAACATGATGACATATCCATCACCAACCTACACCGGCAAGTACTATATACCACCGCCGAACAAGGACGACCCAAACTACATACCGCCGCCGCAAAACTCCAACAACTCAATCCCGACGTACAACTCGAACTATACGATACCTATCTCGATACCGATAATGCACTGGATATCCTCGCCGCATATGATGTAATAGTCGATTGCACCGACAACTTCGGCTCCCGCTATCTCATCAACGACGCCTGCGTGATACTCAACAAACCTCTCGTCTATGGCGCCATCCAACAGTTCAATGGCCAGGTAAGCGTATTCAACCACGAAGGGAGTGCCACCTATCGCTGCCTCTTCCCCGAACCACCGGGAGCAGGAGAAGCCCCCGATTGCAATGAACTGGGCGTATTAGGCGTACTGCCAGGCATCATAGGCTGCCATATGGCCAACGAAGTCGTAAAAGTACTCTCCAAAACAGGCACCCCGCTGGCCGGACAACTCCTTTCTATCAACATACTGGATAACCAGCAACAGATATTCCGGTTCTCTCCCGTACCTGGCAATCACAACATCACCTCCCTGCAGGAAGACTATGCCCAAAGCGTATGCAATACCGGCGTACTCCAAAGCATAGAAGTAGAACAACTGCAACAATGGCTGAACAATAATACCGGCGTACAACTGATCGATGTAAGAGAAGACCACGAATGGGATATCTGCCACATCCCGCAAGCTATACACATCCCCATGCGCCAGGTAGCAGCCGTCATGCACCAATGGCAACCACAACAGCGTATAGCCGTACTATGCCATCATGGAATGCGCAGCCGTATGATAGGCCAACAACTCGTAGCCGCCGGCTTCCGCAACGTATATAATGTAGAAGGTGGCATACATGCGTGGTCCGTGAAGATCGACAACGAAATGATGCAATACTGA
- a CDS encoding porin family protein, whose product MKRFSLLLALFSIAVGSMAQGKFDMTRSVRLGFKIDPGIMMLKPQEEGVTRNSSRFGASFGIMVDFMLNEAETYAIATGLQIVTSGGKLKYDAGKGLSRYNSAPAEYDMRLTHIEIPATLKLKTTPTSSGAAFWGQFGTYLGFPVRARADVVSLNQKWEKQNLIKEVNRINIGLLVGAGVEYPLGERLTGLVGLSYQNGFIDVTRNARWGDGKVNMNSLSLRLGVYF is encoded by the coding sequence ATGAAGCGTTTTTCATTGTTATTAGCATTGTTCAGCATAGCAGTGGGGAGTATGGCACAAGGCAAGTTTGATATGACAAGATCAGTACGGCTCGGATTCAAAATAGACCCGGGTATCATGATGCTCAAACCCCAGGAAGAAGGCGTTACCCGCAACTCGTCCCGGTTCGGTGCCAGCTTTGGTATCATGGTCGACTTCATGCTCAATGAAGCAGAAACCTATGCCATCGCTACCGGCCTCCAGATCGTCACCAGCGGCGGCAAACTCAAATATGATGCAGGCAAAGGCCTCAGCAGGTACAATAGTGCCCCCGCTGAATACGACATGCGCCTCACACATATAGAGATCCCTGCTACCCTCAAACTCAAAACAACCCCTACCAGCAGCGGCGCCGCCTTCTGGGGCCAGTTCGGCACCTACCTCGGATTTCCCGTCAGAGCCAGGGCCGACGTAGTCAGCCTCAACCAGAAATGGGAAAAACAAAACCTGATCAAAGAAGTCAATCGTATCAATATCGGCCTGCTCGTAGGCGCAGGTGTAGAATACCCACTGGGCGAACGCCTCACCGGCCTCGTAGGCCTCAGCTATCAGAACGGATTCATTGACGTTACGCGCAACGCCAGATGGGGCGATGGCAAAGTTAATATGAATAGCCTATCGCTCCGGCTCGGCGTATATTTCTAA
- a CDS encoding SWIM zinc finger family protein produces MRTLDNFDAITTNSILTRGREAYSNGTVTALQALNDNEWQAFVNGTTTYTVKVILHQQEIIDATCDCPDNSTPCKHIVATWFALRHHFQRTPRIPASNPPATSPSGLLVAARQALTTGDLHTARQLIHEGLNNANAADRPGLLHKWQLLLLELASATNDLPTVRQYAKQFAFHPTFNTTWYRRWKQTYDPDTWTTVISSRIEEITAQINNTHTQQKGQVWSTPHTWMLEQLAPVYIEEQYWHKLLALVQEETDIQLIMPYHHHLLPHYPAELLAIYLPALERMGDRSGNRIQFILLAGIFRQLLQSMPEAHSELIRLLQHLIQKYHRRPALANALSEVLGSEG; encoded by the coding sequence ATGCGCACACTGGACAATTTCGACGCCATCACCACCAACAGCATCCTCACCAGGGGCAGAGAAGCCTATAGCAACGGGACCGTTACAGCACTACAAGCCCTCAACGACAACGAATGGCAGGCATTCGTCAACGGCACCACTACCTATACCGTTAAGGTCATACTCCATCAACAAGAGATCATCGATGCTACCTGCGATTGCCCGGACAACAGCACTCCGTGCAAACATATCGTAGCTACCTGGTTCGCACTGCGACACCACTTTCAACGTACCCCCCGTATCCCCGCCTCCAACCCTCCGGCCACATCCCCCAGCGGCCTACTGGTAGCAGCCCGGCAGGCACTGACCACCGGGGATCTCCATACCGCCCGCCAACTCATCCACGAAGGCCTCAACAACGCCAACGCCGCCGACCGCCCAGGATTATTACACAAATGGCAACTCCTCCTCCTCGAACTAGCCTCCGCTACCAACGACCTCCCCACCGTTAGGCAATATGCTAAGCAATTCGCCTTCCACCCGACCTTCAACACCACCTGGTACCGCCGATGGAAACAAACCTACGATCCCGACACCTGGACCACCGTTATCTCCTCCCGGATCGAGGAGATCACAGCCCAGATCAACAACACGCACACACAACAAAAAGGCCAGGTATGGTCCACCCCGCATACCTGGATGCTCGAACAACTGGCACCCGTCTACATCGAAGAGCAATACTGGCACAAACTACTGGCCCTCGTACAAGAAGAAACCGACATCCAGCTCATCATGCCTTATCACCATCACCTCCTGCCACATTATCCCGCCGAACTACTGGCCATATACCTCCCCGCCCTCGAACGTATGGGCGACCGCTCCGGCAATCGCATACAGTTCATACTACTGGCAGGCATCTTCAGACAACTACTGCAATCCATGCCCGAAGCTCATTCCGAACTGATCCGCCTGCTACAACACCTCATACAGAAATACCACCGCCGCCCCGCACTGGCCAATGCATTATCCGAAGTACTGGGATCAGAAGGATAA
- a CDS encoding VOC family protein, producing the protein MTINHLNFTVTNVDAAARFFETYFEFRRLDKKPNDSLSILDNADGFLLVLMSEKMNENGNTGYPDVFHAGFMLDSMQQVIDLHNNLKAGGITLDQEPQRMRKSFGFYFNIDKIMIEVGTFNLDA; encoded by the coding sequence ATGACAATTAATCACCTCAACTTCACCGTCACAAACGTAGACGCTGCCGCCCGTTTCTTCGAAACCTATTTCGAGTTCAGAAGACTCGATAAGAAACCTAATGATTCCTTGTCCATACTGGACAACGCAGACGGATTCCTCCTCGTACTTATGTCCGAAAAAATGAATGAAAACGGCAACACCGGCTATCCCGATGTATTCCATGCAGGATTTATGCTCGATAGCATGCAACAGGTCATCGACCTGCACAACAACCTGAAAGCAGGGGGTATCACATTAGACCAGGAACCACAGCGCATGCGTAAGAGCTTCGGTTTCTATTTTAACATCGATAAGATCATGATAGAAGTAGGCACCTTTAACCTGGACGCCTGA
- a CDS encoding GNAT family N-acetyltransferase, with product MQQHLLPNGQYLIIRPPAIEDAPALLESFRQQTRETDFLLLTPEEAAAMTIQEEETFIQSYLNHPQHLLLLAEVNGQLAGSISVNQQPFRKQAHIGIMGIAVSRPYWNLGIGRRLMTAMIRWAEQHPDITLIQFSTSAHNDKAIHLYRNFGFQEYGRIPDNMKGTDGTFAPVILMQKLVK from the coding sequence ATGCAACAACACCTGCTTCCAAATGGGCAATACCTGATCATCCGTCCCCCCGCAATAGAGGACGCTCCCGCCCTTTTGGAATCCTTCCGCCAACAAACCCGTGAAACCGACTTCCTCCTCCTCACACCGGAAGAAGCCGCCGCCATGACCATACAGGAAGAAGAAACATTTATTCAATCCTATCTCAACCACCCCCAACACCTCCTCCTGCTGGCCGAAGTCAATGGCCAGCTCGCCGGTAGCATCTCCGTCAATCAACAGCCCTTCCGAAAACAAGCCCATATCGGCATCATGGGCATCGCCGTATCCCGCCCATACTGGAACCTCGGCATCGGCAGACGGCTCATGACCGCCATGATCCGCTGGGCCGAACAACATCCCGATATCACCCTCATCCAATTCTCTACCTCCGCCCACAACGATAAAGCCATCCACCTGTACCGCAACTTCGGCTTCCAGGAATATGGCCGCATACCCGATAATATGAAAGGGACAGATGGTACCTTTGCCCCTGTCATCCTCATGCAAAAACTCGTTAAGTAA